A stretch of the Actinomycetes bacterium genome encodes the following:
- a CDS encoding histidine kinase, with protein sequence MLVLVGTMVAATLQDEVRPLDVGAITLVTLAAVALAWRRRAPVAALSVIVTLVAGYLLIGYPYGPIQLCMVFAMFEVARLRGLRTSLLACAAAVAATAAATLSRALMQADVPALLLAVWASWLVIPWSVGALVHVRSAATRRARQELAARAALEERMRVAREVHDVAGHGLAAVAMQAGVALLVFDEQPKQAKESLEAIQSTSVQALSDLRMMLDAFHRRTGAETGGTGSAAGQGLRVLGALVDSVRAAGLPVRLSLEDVAVPEDVGRVAYRVVQEALTNVLRHAGPTTAEVRVHRDQGTLVVDVLDGGVGAQDVRPGLGLTGMRNRVVAVGGELVAQPRTGGGFRVSARLPIAGDAT encoded by the coding sequence GTGCTGGTCCTTGTCGGCACCATGGTGGCCGCGACGCTGCAAGACGAGGTACGGCCGCTGGATGTGGGAGCGATCACGCTCGTCACGCTCGCCGCGGTCGCGCTCGCGTGGCGGCGTCGCGCGCCCGTCGCCGCGCTGAGCGTGATCGTCACGCTGGTCGCCGGTTACTTGCTGATCGGCTACCCGTACGGGCCGATCCAGCTGTGCATGGTGTTCGCCATGTTCGAGGTCGCGAGGCTGCGCGGGCTGCGTACCTCGCTGCTTGCATGCGCGGCCGCCGTCGCGGCGACCGCCGCGGCCACGCTGTCCCGCGCCCTCATGCAGGCCGATGTACCGGCGCTGCTGCTCGCCGTGTGGGCGAGCTGGCTCGTCATCCCGTGGTCGGTTGGCGCACTGGTGCACGTTCGGTCGGCGGCGACCCGGCGGGCACGACAGGAGCTTGCGGCAAGGGCGGCGTTGGAAGAGCGCATGCGGGTGGCGAGGGAGGTGCACGATGTGGCCGGGCATGGCTTGGCCGCGGTGGCGATGCAGGCGGGCGTGGCGTTGCTGGTCTTCGACGAGCAACCGAAGCAGGCCAAGGAGTCCCTGGAAGCGATCCAGTCGACGAGCGTGCAAGCGCTCAGCGACCTTCGGATGATGCTGGATGCGTTCCATCGACGCACCGGGGCTGAGACTGGCGGCACGGGATCAGCCGCTGGCCAGGGATTGCGAGTCCTGGGCGCACTCGTGGACAGCGTGCGCGCCGCGGGGCTGCCGGTGCGGCTCTCGCTGGAGGACGTGGCGGTGCCCGAGGACGTCGGCCGCGTCGCCTACCGGGTGGTGCAGGAAGCCTTGACCAACGTGTTGCGGCATGCCGGACCAACGACCGCGGAGGTACGCGTGCACCGTGACCAGGGCACGCTCGTCGTGGATGTGCTGGATGGGGGTGTCGGTGCCCAGGATGTGCGGCCCGGTCTGGGGCTCACCGGGATGCGCAACCGGGTGGTGGCCGTGGGCGGCGAGCTCGTTGCCCAGCCCCGCACGGGTGGTGGTTTCCGGGTCTCCGCGCGCCTGCCAATCGCCGGAGACGCGACATGA
- a CDS encoding response regulator transcription factor, whose translation MIRVVLADDQAVVRMGLRVLVDREQDMEVVGEAEDGQAALDRLRETHPDVLLLDIRMPGMDGLETLSAISADSKLADTRVVVVTTFEIDEYVFRALQAGASGFILKDAAPAELVRAIRVVAAGEALLSPSVTKRLITMFSQRPARALTPVPGLDELTERERELVAWVATGRSNEEIGQELFISPATVRTHVGRAMIKLRARDRAQLVVFAVQSGLTSPDES comes from the coding sequence ATGATCCGGGTCGTGCTGGCCGACGACCAGGCCGTGGTGCGGATGGGCCTGCGAGTGCTCGTGGATCGCGAGCAGGACATGGAGGTCGTTGGCGAGGCCGAGGACGGGCAGGCGGCGCTCGATCGGCTGCGCGAGACGCACCCCGACGTCCTGCTGCTCGATATCCGGATGCCGGGCATGGACGGGTTGGAGACGTTGTCGGCGATCAGCGCCGACAGCAAGCTGGCAGACACCCGCGTGGTCGTGGTGACCACGTTCGAGATCGACGAGTACGTGTTCCGTGCGCTGCAAGCCGGCGCCAGCGGGTTCATCCTCAAGGACGCCGCACCCGCCGAACTCGTGCGCGCGATCCGGGTGGTGGCGGCCGGCGAGGCCCTGCTGTCCCCGTCGGTGACCAAGCGGTTGATCACCATGTTCAGCCAGCGGCCGGCCAGGGCGCTCACGCCGGTGCCGGGGTTGGATGAGCTGACCGAGCGGGAGCGGGAACTGGTCGCCTGGGTGGCCACCGGCCGATCGAACGAGGAGATCGGCCAAGAGCTGTTCATCAGCCCGGCAACGGTGCGCACTCACGTTGGCCGCGCGATGATCAAGCTGCGCGCAAGGGACCGCGCGCAGCTTGTCGTCTTCGCGGTCCAGTCAGGACTCACGAGTCCTGACGAGTCCTGA
- a CDS encoding YdeI/OmpD-associated family protein has translation MRFRTTIQQGGKTATGIQVPEEVVEALGSGKRPAVRVTINGYTYRSTVAVLGGVYMVGVSAENRAGAGVAGGDEVDVEMELDTAPREVTVPADFAAALDAEPAARRTFDSLSYSNKSWHVLQVAGAKTDETRQRRIAKSVGILKHGRAR, from the coding sequence ATGCGCTTTCGTACCACCATCCAGCAGGGCGGCAAGACCGCGACCGGCATCCAGGTTCCCGAGGAGGTCGTGGAGGCCCTCGGGTCGGGCAAGCGGCCCGCGGTCAGGGTCACGATCAACGGCTACACCTACCGCAGCACCGTGGCGGTGCTGGGCGGGGTGTACATGGTGGGCGTCAGCGCGGAGAACCGCGCCGGCGCCGGGGTCGCCGGCGGCGACGAGGTCGATGTCGAGATGGAGCTCGACACCGCCCCGCGCGAGGTGACCGTCCCGGCCGATTTCGCCGCCGCCCTCGATGCCGAGCCTGCGGCCCGGCGCACGTTCGACAGCCTTTCGTACAGCAACAAGTCCTGGCACGTGCTGCAGGTCGCCGGAGCCAAGACCGACGAGACGCGGCAGCGGCGCATCGCCAAGTCGGTCGGCATCCTGAAGCACGGCCGCGCCCGCTGA
- a CDS encoding antibiotic biosynthesis monooxygenase, with protein sequence MIARIWKGSVRRQDGDAYAQYMQQTGVAGYAKTPGNRGVWMLRRNVDDRTEFMMFTLWDSLEAVKAFAGDDYETAVFYPEDERFLVERDRTSAHYDVDTHVGPDVA encoded by the coding sequence ATGATCGCTCGAATCTGGAAGGGCTCCGTCCGCAGACAAGACGGTGACGCGTACGCCCAGTACATGCAACAAACCGGCGTGGCCGGCTATGCGAAGACTCCCGGCAACCGCGGCGTCTGGATGCTTCGGCGCAATGTCGATGACCGGACCGAGTTCATGATGTTCACGCTCTGGGACTCGCTGGAGGCCGTCAAGGCCTTCGCGGGCGACGACTATGAGACCGCCGTCTTCTATCCCGAGGACGAGCGGTTCCTGGTCGAGCGTGATCGTACGAGCGCCCACTACGACGTCGACACCCACGTCGGACCGGACGTGGCATGA
- a CDS encoding helix-turn-helix domain-containing protein yields the protein MITRQQVLAAFAGGGHARQGQDLAELSMDELAAAAGVSRATLYRLFGSQQNLLQELGLEPLPTVRSRVLDTALELVGRHGLAELSMDELAAAAGVSRATLYRLFPGKVALFAELVRRFSPFEPIAAVLETMGDRPPAEVIPAVAHAMAAAMDGHVGLLLQLLFEFSRSDPDRHADSEEGAAHAMRTLPLVAGYLAEQMAAGRLRQMDPVLAVQALAGPVVMHLLSRPPAGFQSGRGRRVPLQLEEVVDELVGMWLRAMTPGEGQHHQRAQRGSRSRSKHDGRTAPDPATDAAPRGRA from the coding sequence ATGATCACCAGACAGCAGGTCCTCGCGGCCTTCGCCGGCGGCGGACACGCCCGCCAAGGCCAGGACCTGGCCGAGCTGTCCATGGACGAGCTGGCCGCCGCCGCCGGGGTCTCCCGCGCCACCCTGTACCGGCTGTTCGGCAGCCAGCAAAACCTGCTCCAGGAGCTTGGCCTCGAGCCGCTGCCGACCGTGCGCAGCCGCGTCCTCGACACGGCGCTGGAGCTGGTCGGCCGGCACGGCCTGGCCGAGCTGTCCATGGACGAGCTGGCCGCCGCCGCCGGGGTCTCCCGCGCCACCCTGTACCGGCTGTTTCCCGGCAAGGTCGCGCTGTTCGCCGAGCTGGTCCGGCGCTTCTCACCCTTCGAGCCGATCGCGGCCGTGCTGGAGACCATGGGTGACCGGCCACCGGCCGAGGTCATCCCCGCGGTCGCCCACGCCATGGCCGCCGCCATGGACGGCCACGTCGGCCTGCTGCTGCAGCTGCTGTTCGAGTTCTCCCGGAGTGATCCCGACCGCCACGCCGACTCCGAGGAGGGTGCGGCCCACGCGATGCGCACCCTTCCGCTGGTGGCAGGCTACCTGGCCGAGCAGATGGCGGCCGGCCGGCTGCGCCAGATGGACCCGGTCCTGGCGGTGCAGGCCCTGGCCGGCCCGGTCGTGATGCACCTGCTGTCCCGGCCGCCTGCCGGGTTCCAGTCTGGCCGTGGCCGCCGGGTGCCGTTGCAGCTGGAGGAGGTCGTCGACGAGCTGGTCGGGATGTGGCTGCGGGCCATGACCCCCGGCGAAGGCCAGCACCACCAGCGCGCACAGCGCGGATCGAGGTCAAGGAGCAAGCACGATGGCCGAACAGCCCCAGACCCAGCCACAGACGCAGCCCCACGAGGTCGAGCCTGA
- a CDS encoding PEP/pyruvate-binding domain-containing protein produces the protein MAEQPQTQPQTQPHEVEPDMLAPVVSLAEAARLDPAKARALLGTKAANLAHLAGAGFPVPAGVVVTAAAEADWDQACARLSRAAEKLAGGQGQRFAVRSSATAEDLGGASFAGQYETVLDVGLDELPEAVRHVIDSAASARVSAYRQAHPQAAAADSSGSGMAVLVQVMVAADAAGVAFTANPLTGDRGEVVLNAVRGLGERLVSGEATGDQWVVRDGHARCTRAAEQAINADQARQVATLARRVQAHLATPQDLEWAITNDTGLTDDTTRTDGGLWLLQARPMTALPDPVAWTPPAPGYWMRNFRLGEWLPEPMTPLFADWLLERIDHGELQATRDRVGGMLPFPYAAINGWYYIATPRLSPRAVLAALLHGRGRLVRFMRYAVLGPARDPVAADRHLLARLAEQWRQDLLPRYQRLVQAGEQQVETASPEQLAGIIDQVGAMAGEQLWSLAVVGGSAWKMEGALASFYRQHLAATVDTSVQHLLAGLPGTQPDLPAYAVQSVDWAHPTAGELGWQPPRSSDRHRDLAARREALTAQCAAALAVRPQLQARFQALLEVAQRYATIREQQARHFTLGWPLLRRCALRLGETLHAHGAIDQAEDVFFLTRAELDARASLQDLVNRRRGTWERQRRLLAPLAIGRPPRLMVKELLAAVDAVRTTSPAPEDAIIGQPASPGRATGPVRVVHGQDDFPRFQPGEVLVAQATAPAWTPLFARAAAVVTDGGTLAAHASLVAREYGIPAVVATADATTRLRDGQLVEVDGGAGVVLVQP, from the coding sequence ATGGCCGAACAGCCCCAGACCCAGCCACAGACGCAGCCCCACGAGGTCGAGCCTGACATGCTTGCGCCGGTCGTCAGCCTCGCCGAGGCCGCCCGCCTCGACCCTGCCAAGGCGCGGGCCCTGCTGGGAACCAAGGCGGCCAACCTCGCCCACCTGGCCGGGGCCGGCTTCCCGGTACCGGCCGGGGTGGTGGTGACCGCGGCCGCCGAGGCGGACTGGGACCAGGCATGTGCGCGCCTGTCAAGGGCGGCCGAGAAGCTGGCGGGCGGGCAAGGCCAGCGGTTCGCGGTACGCTCCTCAGCCACTGCCGAGGATCTTGGGGGCGCGTCGTTCGCCGGCCAGTACGAGACCGTCCTGGACGTCGGTCTCGACGAGCTGCCCGAGGCGGTGCGACATGTCATCGACTCGGCCGCCTCGGCACGTGTGTCGGCCTACCGGCAGGCCCACCCCCAGGCAGCCGCAGCGGACTCGTCCGGGTCGGGAATGGCGGTCCTGGTCCAGGTCATGGTGGCGGCCGACGCGGCCGGGGTCGCCTTCACGGCCAACCCGCTGACCGGCGACCGCGGCGAGGTCGTACTCAACGCCGTGCGCGGGCTGGGCGAGCGGCTGGTCTCCGGTGAGGCCACCGGCGACCAGTGGGTCGTCCGCGACGGGCACGCCAGGTGCACCCGCGCGGCGGAGCAGGCAATCAACGCCGACCAGGCCCGCCAGGTCGCCACGCTGGCCCGCCGCGTCCAAGCCCACCTCGCCACCCCGCAGGACCTGGAGTGGGCCATCACCAACGACACCGGCCTCACCGACGACACCACCCGCACCGACGGTGGGTTGTGGCTGCTGCAGGCACGGCCGATGACGGCGCTGCCCGACCCGGTCGCGTGGACGCCGCCCGCCCCGGGGTACTGGATGCGCAACTTCCGCCTTGGTGAGTGGCTGCCCGAGCCCATGACCCCGCTGTTTGCCGACTGGCTGCTGGAACGAATCGACCACGGCGAGCTGCAGGCCACGCGCGACCGCGTCGGTGGGATGCTGCCGTTCCCGTACGCCGCGATCAACGGCTGGTACTACATCGCCACCCCACGGCTGTCGCCACGCGCAGTCCTTGCCGCCCTTCTGCACGGCCGCGGCCGGCTGGTGCGGTTCATGCGCTACGCGGTGCTCGGTCCAGCCCGCGACCCGGTCGCCGCCGACCGGCACCTGCTGGCACGCCTCGCTGAGCAGTGGCGCCAGGACCTGCTGCCCCGCTACCAGCGGCTGGTCCAGGCGGGCGAGCAGCAGGTCGAGACCGCCTCACCCGAGCAGCTGGCCGGCATCATCGACCAGGTCGGTGCCATGGCCGGCGAGCAGCTGTGGTCCCTGGCGGTGGTGGGCGGCTCGGCGTGGAAGATGGAAGGCGCCCTGGCCAGCTTCTACCGCCAGCACCTGGCCGCCACGGTCGACACCAGCGTCCAGCACCTGCTCGCCGGGCTGCCCGGCACCCAACCCGACCTGCCCGCCTACGCGGTCCAGAGCGTCGACTGGGCCCACCCGACCGCCGGGGAGCTGGGCTGGCAGCCGCCCCGCTCATCCGACCGGCACCGCGACCTGGCCGCCCGGCGCGAGGCCCTCACCGCCCAGTGCGCGGCGGCGCTCGCCGTCCGGCCGCAGCTGCAGGCGCGGTTCCAGGCGTTGCTGGAGGTCGCCCAGCGCTACGCCACCATCCGCGAGCAGCAAGCCCGCCACTTCACCCTCGGCTGGCCGCTGCTGCGCCGCTGCGCGCTGCGCCTGGGCGAGACCCTCCACGCCCACGGCGCCATCGACCAGGCCGAGGACGTGTTCTTCCTCACCCGCGCCGAGCTTGATGCCCGCGCATCCCTGCAGGATCTGGTCAACCGGCGCCGTGGCACCTGGGAGCGGCAGCGGCGCCTGCTCGCCCCCTTGGCCATCGGCCGGCCACCCCGGCTGATGGTCAAGGAGCTCCTGGCCGCCGTGGACGCCGTGCGCACCACCAGCCCGGCGCCCGAGGACGCGATCATCGGGCAACCGGCCAGCCCCGGCCGTGCCACCGGCCCGGTCCGCGTGGTGCACGGCCAAGACGACTTCCCCAGGTTCCAACCCGGCGAGGTGCTGGTCGCCCAGGCCACCGCACCAGCGTGGACGCCGCTGTTCGCCCGCGCCGCCGCGGTCGTCACCGACGGCGGCACCCTGGCCGCCCACGCCTCCCTGGTCGCCCGCGAGTACGGCATCCCCGCCGTGGTCGCCACCGCGGATGCCACCACCCGCCTCCGCGACGGCCAGCTGGTCGAGGTCGACGGCGGCGCCGGCGTCGTGCTGGTCCAGCCATGA
- a CDS encoding FAD-dependent monooxygenase: MIDDPGGERLDVLVVGAGPTGLTLAAQLQAFGATSRIVDRQPDRVHESRALAVQPRTLEVLRGLGVAQELVARGNDAVWVQLHAGDRAVRVRLFGLGLTDTAYPFLLFVSQAETEAVLHDHLAAGGVRVERGVELVAFDAGAEAVTCTLRHGDGRTEQVRTRYLAGCDGAHSTVRRGAGIPFAGGAYPQTFALADLEVDGGLDRDTAYAYLGQTGILFFFPLGRPASWRMLGMHPTLRGGEREPAQPSLEELQALADAFTGGRLRLRDPAWLTYFRLAHRHASRYRAGRIFLAGDAAHVHSPAGAQGMNTGIQDAWNLGWKLALAARGVADEDLLDSYDAERRPVGRFVVRFTDRAFSVATSTNPLVRALRTQVVPRVLPLALRVDRALGYGFRTVAQLGISYRHSPAVQEGRPALRRGPKAGDRLPDARIARDGQVCWLGAALAAPSFHLLLCGPPGSWNTSRLTAVRERHANLLAVHHLTREAAPGALHDLDGQAFRRLGVSDTAHYLIRPDHHIGYRCGGTDLDGLGHYLARWLPNPTPPHA; encoded by the coding sequence ATGATCGACGACCCCGGCGGGGAGCGGCTCGACGTCCTTGTCGTCGGCGCCGGACCGACCGGCCTCACCCTGGCCGCCCAGCTCCAGGCGTTCGGTGCGACCTCCCGCATCGTCGACCGTCAGCCCGACCGCGTCCACGAGTCCCGCGCCCTGGCCGTCCAACCACGCACGCTGGAGGTGCTGCGGGGACTGGGGGTCGCCCAGGAGCTGGTCGCGCGCGGCAACGACGCGGTCTGGGTCCAGCTCCATGCCGGCGACCGCGCCGTGCGGGTCCGGCTGTTCGGTCTCGGCCTGACCGACACCGCCTACCCCTTCCTGCTGTTCGTCTCCCAGGCCGAGACCGAGGCCGTCCTGCACGACCACCTGGCCGCCGGAGGCGTCCGCGTCGAGCGGGGCGTGGAACTGGTCGCCTTCGACGCCGGCGCCGAAGCCGTCACGTGCACCCTGCGCCACGGTGACGGGCGGACCGAGCAGGTGCGCACCCGCTACCTGGCCGGCTGCGACGGCGCCCACAGCACCGTACGACGTGGCGCCGGGATCCCGTTTGCGGGCGGCGCCTACCCGCAGACGTTCGCGCTCGCCGACCTGGAGGTCGACGGCGGGCTGGACCGCGACACCGCCTACGCCTACCTCGGCCAGACGGGCATCCTGTTCTTCTTCCCGCTGGGCCGGCCCGCGAGCTGGCGGATGCTGGGCATGCACCCGACCCTCCGCGGTGGCGAGCGGGAGCCGGCACAGCCCTCGCTGGAGGAACTCCAGGCGCTGGCGGACGCCTTCACCGGCGGCCGGCTGCGGCTGCGCGACCCCGCCTGGCTGACCTACTTCCGGCTGGCGCACCGCCACGCCAGCCGCTACCGGGCCGGGCGGATCTTCCTGGCCGGCGACGCCGCCCACGTCCACAGCCCGGCCGGCGCCCAGGGCATGAACACCGGCATCCAGGACGCCTGGAACCTGGGCTGGAAGCTCGCCCTGGCCGCCCGCGGCGTGGCCGACGAGGACCTGCTGGACTCCTACGACGCCGAACGCCGCCCCGTCGGCCGCTTCGTGGTCCGGTTCACCGACCGCGCATTCTCGGTCGCGACCTCGACCAACCCGCTGGTCCGCGCGCTGCGCACCCAGGTGGTGCCGCGAGTGCTGCCTCTGGCACTGCGGGTTGACAGAGCACTGGGGTACGGCTTTCGCACGGTCGCCCAGCTGGGCATCAGCTACCGGCACAGCCCGGCTGTCCAGGAAGGCCGCCCGGCGCTGCGCCGAGGGCCGAAGGCCGGCGACCGGCTGCCCGACGCGCGCATCGCCCGAGACGGGCAGGTGTGCTGGCTTGGCGCGGCACTGGCCGCGCCAAGCTTCCACCTGCTGCTGTGCGGCCCGCCCGGCAGCTGGAACACCAGCCGACTCACCGCCGTGCGGGAGCGCCACGCCAATCTCCTGGCCGTGCACCACCTGACCCGCGAGGCCGCTCCCGGCGCCCTGCACGACCTCGACGGGCAGGCGTTCAGGCGGCTCGGTGTGAGCGACACCGCGCACTACCTCATCCGACCCGACCATCACATCGGCTACCGCTGTGGCGGCACCGACCTCGACGGGCTCGGGCACTACCTCGCCCGCTGGCTCCCCAACCCCACCCCACCCCACGCGTGA
- a CDS encoding arsenate reductase ArsC — protein MPAGQLDPTSRATFARSIEALHEEFRGIFSLETIERFVDESIDRLSGARVVDFIPLFVHRFARERLRALGQAEGAIIKDVPEVLFVCVHNAGRSQMAAALLDHHANGRVHVRSAGSAPADQINPAVAAAMDEWGIDLSREFPKPLTDDFVKAAEVVITMGCGDACPIYPGKRYEDWELEDPAGKPVEQVRAIRDEIDGRVQQLLTELVPASA, from the coding sequence ATGCCAGCCGGCCAGCTCGACCCGACCAGCCGCGCCACCTTCGCCCGCTCCATCGAGGCCCTGCACGAGGAGTTCCGCGGCATCTTCTCGCTGGAGACCATCGAGCGGTTCGTTGACGAGTCCATCGACCGGCTGTCGGGCGCGCGGGTGGTCGACTTCATCCCCCTGTTCGTGCACCGTTTCGCCCGGGAGCGGCTGCGCGCTCTCGGCCAAGCCGAAGGAGCCATCATCAAGGACGTCCCCGAGGTGCTGTTCGTCTGTGTCCACAACGCCGGCCGCTCCCAGATGGCCGCCGCCCTGCTGGACCACCACGCCAACGGCAGGGTGCACGTGCGCTCGGCCGGCAGCGCCCCGGCCGACCAGATCAACCCGGCGGTGGCCGCGGCGATGGACGAGTGGGGCATCGACCTGTCGCGGGAGTTCCCCAAGCCGCTGACCGACGACTTCGTCAAGGCCGCCGAGGTGGTCATCACCATGGGCTGCGGGGACGCCTGCCCGATCTACCCGGGCAAGCGCTATGAGGACTGGGAGCTTGAGGACCCCGCGGGCAAGCCGGTCGAGCAGGTCCGGGCCATCCGCGACGAGATCGACGGCCGCGTCCAGCAGCTGCTGACCGAACTCGTGCCCGCCTCGGCCTGA
- a CDS encoding DUF885 domain-containing protein, which translates to MAETVDRLSRRYLDILFDASPITATFYGVHLHDDRLDEVTAERLDVFTRRLSELRAEVAAVVPGSPEEAADRDALAAQLANHLLVEEVERPWRRNPFEAATAVPSAILLLVAREFAPLEERLGNVALRLEAAPRFLAQAEELLDEPCPLLWRRMAVGAARGGAGFLTGTLGAVAAGTRLAGRVEAAAGKAATALEEFAGWLETEHARRFADDAPFAIGEQALARKLREVHCFDIPPAGFVALGETQIADATDALAEQAGKLGSRDWSATLEEVKDRHPSQDELLPAYRKELDRLEQFVFEHDLASNPEAGALVEATPEFLREVLGFAAYFASGPFDAWQQGYFWVTPPSEEAGLRDHSWAAIPAIAAHEGYPGHHLQISSVNRLESLTRRAVRSPVMQEGWGLYTEQLMADVGYYGDEARLAQLSMRLFRALRIVLDMQLSAGELSYEAAVERAMSVGRLAEPTARTEVARYTMSPTQPFGYLVGCLELERLRADSQARLRDAFRLRRFHDRVLSYGHMPPPLVARAIAAADEAEQRRVPD; encoded by the coding sequence GTGGCCGAGACCGTCGACCGCCTGTCCCGCCGCTACCTCGACATCCTGTTCGACGCCTCGCCGATCACCGCCACGTTCTACGGGGTGCACCTCCACGACGACCGCCTCGACGAGGTCACCGCCGAGCGGCTGGACGTGTTCACGCGCAGGCTCTCCGAGCTGCGCGCCGAGGTCGCCGCGGTCGTCCCCGGCTCGCCCGAGGAGGCCGCCGACCGCGACGCGCTGGCCGCCCAGCTCGCCAACCACCTGCTCGTGGAAGAGGTGGAGCGGCCCTGGCGGCGCAACCCGTTCGAGGCGGCGACCGCCGTCCCGAGCGCGATCCTGCTGCTCGTCGCGCGCGAGTTCGCGCCCCTGGAGGAGCGGCTCGGCAACGTCGCCCTCCGGCTGGAGGCCGCGCCCCGGTTCCTGGCCCAGGCCGAGGAGCTGCTGGACGAGCCCTGCCCGCTGCTGTGGCGCCGCATGGCGGTGGGGGCGGCCCGGGGCGGCGCCGGCTTCCTGACCGGGACGCTGGGTGCCGTGGCCGCTGGCACCCGGCTCGCCGGCCGGGTCGAGGCGGCGGCCGGCAAGGCGGCCACCGCCCTGGAGGAGTTCGCCGGCTGGCTCGAGACCGAGCACGCGCGGCGCTTCGCCGACGACGCCCCGTTCGCCATCGGCGAGCAGGCCTTGGCCCGCAAGCTGCGCGAGGTGCACTGCTTCGACATCCCGCCGGCCGGGTTCGTCGCGCTCGGCGAGACGCAGATCGCCGACGCCACCGACGCGCTCGCCGAGCAGGCAGGCAAGCTCGGGTCGCGCGACTGGTCGGCCACGCTGGAGGAGGTGAAGGACCGCCACCCCTCCCAGGACGAGCTGCTGCCGGCCTACCGAAAGGAGCTGGACCGGCTCGAGCAGTTCGTGTTCGAGCACGACCTTGCCAGCAACCCGGAGGCGGGCGCGCTGGTCGAGGCCACGCCCGAGTTCCTGCGCGAGGTGCTGGGCTTCGCCGCGTACTTCGCGTCCGGGCCGTTCGACGCCTGGCAGCAGGGGTACTTCTGGGTCACGCCGCCGTCGGAGGAGGCCGGGCTCCGCGACCACAGCTGGGCCGCCATCCCGGCGATCGCCGCCCACGAGGGCTACCCAGGCCACCACCTGCAGATCAGCAGCGTCAACCGGCTCGAGTCGCTGACCAGGCGCGCGGTCCGCTCCCCGGTCATGCAGGAGGGCTGGGGCCTGTACACCGAGCAGCTCATGGCCGACGTCGGCTACTACGGCGACGAGGCGCGCCTGGCCCAGCTCTCCATGCGCTTGTTCCGCGCCCTCCGGATCGTGCTCGACATGCAGCTCTCGGCCGGGGAGCTGTCCTACGAGGCGGCCGTGGAGCGGGCCATGTCGGTCGGCCGGCTGGCCGAGCCGACCGCGCGCACGGAGGTCGCCCGCTACACGATGAGCCCGACCCAGCCGTTCGGCTACCTGGTCGGCTGCCTCGAGCTGGAGCGCCTGCGGGCTGACTCCCAGGCACGCCTGCGGGACGCGTTCCGGCTCCGCCGCTTCCACGACCGGGTGCTCTCCTACGGCCACATGCCCCCGCCCCTCGTGGCCCGGGCCATCGCCGCCGCCGACGAGGCCGAGCAGCGCCGCGTCCCCGACTGA